In Vibrio lentus, the genomic stretch TGTCATTTCTAATGTTGTATCTGTCATTGAATATGTGTCCGTATAAACGAGTAATTTGCGTAAGTTTTAAACTAAAAATTCGATATTAAGCGTGCTTCAAGCTTGCATGCGGGTGAACGCCTGAACCTGATGCTTTCGGTGCTGGGTGCATCGCTTGATATTCAGCGTTAAGCACTTGAATCACACTCTGAGCGAGGCTTACTGCCCAGAAGCTACCAGCAATAGTCAGGCTCAGGTAATTCTCTGAAAGCTCAACCAAACCATTCTTCTCCCAATGTGAGAACAAAGGCTTCAAGTAATCGAACGTGTCTTGTCCCATAAAGGTCGGCAACGTACTTCTTCTAACAACACCAGAATCAAAACCAGCCTTTAATGTCGAGAAGATTGGCTCTAGTGAGCTTTGCTTCGTCATCATGGCAATCGGTAATTGACCTTGCTTTATAGACTCCATGTAGCTGTCTAAAGTTCGATGTTGCATCACTCCATGACCACCGATGTTGCCACCAGCACCACAACCAATCGGCAGAACTTCGGCATAAGTTTTCGCTAAGCTGTTGTAAATGCTGCGTTCTCGGTTATCACGAGTCCAGTGATTCACGCTCAGTTGCTTGACCTTATTTTTTGCCATGAACTCGACACCCGCCAAGTACATGCTCGCTTTATCTGGCGTATTCGCCGGTGGTGGAATTTTTCCTTTCTCAACGAGATTAAGCATAGGAGCATTACCCCCAACAATCAGTTGGTAGAGGTCAATACCGTGAGCACCAGTAGACATGTAATCTTCTAAGTCTTGCTGGAACACTTCCATAGACTGGTATGGTAATCCGTACAGCAAATCCAGAACGATGGGGGCTTGCTCGGTGCGGCTCAAAGCACTGATACGTTCTAACACCACTTCTCGGTCATCTAGGCGCTTGGCGCTGCGTCTAACTTGAGTGTTGAAACTTTGAATACCGAATGAGAAGCGATTGAAACCACCTTCAAGCGCACGATCAAACATCTCATCGCCAAAGCGATTGATGCGTCCTTCCAAGGTCATTTCCACATCATTTGCTAGTGGGAAATATTGGCGAATAGCCTTGCCTAACTGCTCTACTTGTTGAGGAGACAAATCGGTAGGTGTTCCACCACCAATGTAGACGGCGTGAAATAATCCAGACTGAGCCCAAGGGGTTTTAGCTTTTTGCTTCAACTCAACCATCAGCGCATCGAAATACTCATCCACTAATTTGCGACTTGCAGCATTTTGGAAAAAGTTACAAAACGTACAACGCACACGACAAAAAGGAATGTGGATATACAGACAACGCTTATCCTGTTTTTTTCCCTTCACTTAGCATCAGTTCGTCAAAGAGCTCCAACTTCTTGCTCGGATCGACCGGAATTGAACTTCCTCCGGCATGTGCAGAATGCTTTTTCGCAAACGCAAAACGAAGCGGATCAGGGCTAGAAACACCCAGAATTGATTCGTCAAATTTATAGATATCAAGACTCATATAATCCCTCTAAACACTTACATAGCAAAGTCTGGAAGACTATTCGCTAAAAACTGAGAGAATCATAAATAGACGCAAATGATAATGCAATTGATAATTGATCTTATTTAGATTCTAAGCAATAATCCGGTACAGATTTTAGATTTGGTAAAGGATTGAATGTGAACGTTCCTAGATATGTTATTGCAGGCGGTGCATCGTTAGTGATTCATGCGGCGCTATTGTTTGTCGCTCAAGAATCCAAAGTATTTGCGATGCCTGCAGGTAGCCAATCGAACACGGTATCGATCAACTTCACGCCTAAGAACACGCCTTCCCCTGCTCAACAAAAAACCATCACAGAGACGGTTGAACCAGAACCAATCAAAGAAACGGTCTCACAAGCTGAACCTAAACCTGTCGAACCCAAGGCCGTTGAGCCAAAACAAGCCAAACCGACGCCAAAGAAAAAAGCGATCACCAATAAGCCTCAACCTAAGAAAGTAGAGAAAAAGGTTGTTGAAAAGAAGCCGATTCAAAAGAAACCAAAGACTGAGAAAAAGGTCGTTGAGAAAAAACGCCCAGAACAAAAACCAGATCCAAAGTCCAAACCAACGCCTCAACCAGAAAAACTGGCCGACAAGAAAGTCGATAGAAATGTGGCCGAGTCTGCCAACCAACCTCAGGAAGTAAACCAAGGCGTATCAAACCAAGAGCCCGTATTAGTGACTAAGCCCTCTTTTTCTTCACGCCCGACACCACCGAATTACCCCCGCCAAGCTAGACGTCGTGGCGTTGAAGGTGTCGCAACTTATGAGGTCTGGTTAGACGCTGAAGGCAAACAAATTAAACAAGCATTAGTAAATTCATCAGGCGCACTAATGCTCGACAACGCCGCTTTAGACGCCATTAAACAATGGAAATTCTCACCTCACACTGTCAATGGTCGAGCTATTGCTCACCGTGTACAAATACCTGTTCGTTTTAGGTTGGATTAATCATGCAACAAATCAGTTACTTACAAGATCAACTTGGCTTAATGACTTGGCCTCTTCTCATCTGTTCTGCATTAACAGCAATGATCATCGCTGAACGTGTCTTCCAAGTGATGTTAAGCATTGGTGTTGGCAAACGCGCCATTCGTCGCGAGCTCAATCACATATCACCAACCAACAGCAAAGAGATTGAAGCATTAGCGCAATCTATCTCAGGAAAACGACCGCTACTGTATAAGGGCGTGTCGATGTTGCTTGCTCACCACTCTTTCTCAAAAGGACTGCGTGAAGATGCTGCTGGGATCTGGCTACAAGAAAAACGCCACCAGCTTCATGCAGGATTGAGGCTACTTGGTTTGATCGGCGTGATCAGCCCGCTCATTGGCCTACTTGGTACCGTTCTTGGGCTTATTGAGATGTTCAAAGGGGTTGCTGCTACAACCGGCAGTATTACACCGAACGATCTAGCTGACGGCCTTGGCTTAGCAATGAGAACCACAGCGGCAGGCTTGATGATTGCGCTTCCTGCGATCTCTGGTGCTCAACTGCTTGGGCTGTGGGCCGACCGAGTACTGGCTCAGTTAGAACATACTCTGAACTATGTGAATGTGTGGCTAGAGGGTATGTCGATTCAAACCAATCACTCTGACGAGACTAAAGGCTCATCAGTAAACAAAGTCGGTGATGTGAGCCAAGCATGATTAAAACGCCCCACTCATCTCAAACACAAAGTTTAGCGCCAGATTTAACACCGCTTCTCGACATCATTTTTATCGTGATGGTTTTCCTGCTTCTGACAGCATCGGTGAAGTTGGAGTCATTAGAAGTCGAACTACCAAGCTCTGATATTAAGAACGTTTCTGAAGTTCATAAAGATTCGATAAGCGTCAATATCTTAGATCGCGAACCTTACTGGGCGATTAACGGCAGAGAGTACATCGACTGGGAAAACTTCAAAATTGCATTACTCGAAGAAACAGGTTCGGCGGATAAAAAGCCGATCATCATTGGCGCGGATAAAGCAGCCAACGTTGAGAACCTAGTGAAGTTGCTGTCATTCCTTCAAGAGAATGGAATACCAGCGACTCAATTACTCACCGAAGATGGCTAGAACAACGCTCTACTTTCATGAGGTTAAGCTCTAGTTACTAAGACCAAATAACCAGAGCTAAACTTCTCTATCGATACGAACTCACAATGCGAACGGACTGCTCACTGAGAATCTTCGCGAAACAAATAGATAATATAAAGAAATGATTATGAACAACTTAAACGTGCTCAATAAATTAAAGACCAAGAGACATCTCCTTTCAGTAGCAGCAATGAGCTTGGTACTGACTGCGCCAACGGCAATGGCCAACGACGTAGAACAACCTCGAATTATAAGTGCGGGTAGCGCTGTTACCGAATTGGTTTTAGCTCTGGGTGCTGAAGAGCAGCTAGTGGCAATTGATGTGACCAGTCACTTCCCTCAATCAGAGAATCTGCCGAAGATTGGTTACCACAGAAACTTGTCTGCTGAAGGCTTGATTGCCTTAGAACCAACGACACTCATCGGCTCAGATGAGATGGGGCCAGACAACGCCATTTCTCAATTGAAGTCTGTGGGTATCGATGTCGAGATTGTAAACACCGAAGCGAACGTTGAGGGGTTATTAAAGCGTATCGATCAAATCGCAAAAATCACACACACCGAAGCTCACTCCGAACAAGTCAAAGCTGAAGTAAATCAGAAGATTGCGGCACTAAAAGCAAACCAAGTACCCAACAACGAAGCAAAGAAAGTGCTGTTCCTATTGTTGCATGAAGGTCGTCCTGCGAACGTTGCCGGTGGTGAGACTTCACCCAACGCGATCATTGAATTGGCTGGCGGTGTTAACCCTGCAGCTCAAAGCCTAACCTCTTACAAACCATTATCGATGGAGTCACTGGTAGAAATGCAACCAGATGTGATTTTAGTCAGTGGCCGTAGCTACCAGAAAATGGGCGGCGCTGATGCCATTCTTAAATCGTTACCTATGCTAGCGGCGACGCCAGCAGGCATGAACAAGCAAATCATTACTGTGAAGGGCAGCGCTTTAGTTGGAGGACTTGGTCTTGAAAGCCTTTCTGAAGCGAAGCGATTAAACGCACTTATCTATCCGTTATAACTTATCTACCCGCTATAGCTCGACTACCCTATTTCTACTGTTGCTTGCTTAATGCTCATCACCGTCTCGTTTTTTGCGAAGTCGGTGATAAATATTGAAGCGAGTGATAGACATTGAGGCTCTTTATGTTGCTACGATCCGTCCCACTAAAAACATCGATGTTAGGCCTAGGAGCTGCCTTAGTCTTCGTCGCGCTGTACTCGATCACTGTTGGGCCAATGAACATTAGCTTGGCTGACAGCACAGCCAGCCTGCTCCAACCAAATAATGACTTAGCACCTCACATCAATTTGGTGATTCAAGAAATTCGCTTACCCAGAACGATATTGTGCATGCTAATTGGCGCAATTCTCGCTTTGTGTGGCGCGGTAATGCAGGGCTTATTTCGAAACCCACTTGCCGAACCAGGAATCATCGGCGTATCAGCCGGAGCCTCATTGGGTGCTGCATTAGCCATCGTGCTTTTCTCTGAGCTTTCACTGCAATACCCCGCTTTCATGAACTTTGCAGCTGTGCCTATATTTGCCTTTCTAGGCGGAGCCTTAACCACGCTGCTCGTTTATAAGCTGGGTACAGGCAAATTCGGTACTTCAGTCACCATCATGCTGTTAGCGGGTGTCGCGATCAGTGCACTATCAGGAGCAGGTATTGGCTTCTTGAACTTCATTGCTGATGACCAAATGCTGCGTGATCTTTCATTGTGGTCAATGGGTTCATTAGCGGGTGCTAAGTGGTCTGGCATTTTGCTTGCTGCTGTCACGCTCGTTGGATTGTTTGTTATTTTCTATCGTCAAGCTATGTCACTGAACGCGCTGCTACTTGGGGAATCAGAAGCGCAGCATCTTGGTATCCCGGTACAGAAGCTTAAGCGAAGATTGATTCTACTGACGGCCGCAGGCGTTGGCGTTACGGTTAGCCTATCTGGCATGATTGGCTTCATCGGCCTTGTTATCCCTCATTTAGGTCGCATGTTAGCAGGCCCAGATCACCGAATTCTGTTGCCCCTTTCAGCGGTACTAGGTGCATTACTATTAACAGCTGCAGACATGTTCTCACGCGTGGTACTTGCACCAGCAGAGCTACCAGTGGGAATTGTCACTGCGATTATCGGTGCTCCATTCTTCTTGTACCTCCTATTCCAACAGAAAGGGAGAATCCTTTAATGTTTCCTTCAGCGTTAAAAGCGACCGACATCGAAGTGAAGTTCGGTAGTAAAGTGATATTAGATGGTGTTTCTATTGAGATTGAAGCCGGAAAGGTAACCACACTGCTTGGGCCAAATGGCGCAGGAAAAAGCACGCTGCTTAAGGCGTTATGCCAAGAGATTTCGAGCACCGGTGATATTCAATATTTTGGACACACCAAAGACAAGTGGCCTTCTC encodes the following:
- a CDS encoding energy transducer TonB encodes the protein MNVPRYVIAGGASLVIHAALLFVAQESKVFAMPAGSQSNTVSINFTPKNTPSPAQQKTITETVEPEPIKETVSQAEPKPVEPKAVEPKQAKPTPKKKAITNKPQPKKVEKKVVEKKPIQKKPKTEKKVVEKKRPEQKPDPKSKPTPQPEKLADKKVDRNVAESANQPQEVNQGVSNQEPVLVTKPSFSSRPTPPNYPRQARRRGVEGVATYEVWLDAEGKQIKQALVNSSGALMLDNAALDAIKQWKFSPHTVNGRAIAHRVQIPVRFRLD
- a CDS encoding MotA/TolQ/ExbB proton channel family protein, giving the protein MQQISYLQDQLGLMTWPLLICSALTAMIIAERVFQVMLSIGVGKRAIRRELNHISPTNSKEIEALAQSISGKRPLLYKGVSMLLAHHSFSKGLREDAAGIWLQEKRHQLHAGLRLLGLIGVISPLIGLLGTVLGLIEMFKGVAATTGSITPNDLADGLGLAMRTTAAGLMIALPAISGAQLLGLWADRVLAQLEHTLNYVNVWLEGMSIQTNHSDETKGSSVNKVGDVSQA
- a CDS encoding ExbD/TolR family protein, which encodes MIKTPHSSQTQSLAPDLTPLLDIIFIVMVFLLLTASVKLESLEVELPSSDIKNVSEVHKDSISVNILDREPYWAINGREYIDWENFKIALLEETGSADKKPIIIGADKAANVENLVKLLSFLQENGIPATQLLTEDG
- a CDS encoding heme/hemin ABC transporter substrate-binding protein yields the protein MNNLNVLNKLKTKRHLLSVAAMSLVLTAPTAMANDVEQPRIISAGSAVTELVLALGAEEQLVAIDVTSHFPQSENLPKIGYHRNLSAEGLIALEPTTLIGSDEMGPDNAISQLKSVGIDVEIVNTEANVEGLLKRIDQIAKITHTEAHSEQVKAEVNQKIAALKANQVPNNEAKKVLFLLLHEGRPANVAGGETSPNAIIELAGGVNPAAQSLTSYKPLSMESLVEMQPDVILVSGRSYQKMGGADAILKSLPMLAATPAGMNKQIITVKGSALVGGLGLESLSEAKRLNALIYPL
- a CDS encoding FecCD family ABC transporter permease → MLLRSVPLKTSMLGLGAALVFVALYSITVGPMNISLADSTASLLQPNNDLAPHINLVIQEIRLPRTILCMLIGAILALCGAVMQGLFRNPLAEPGIIGVSAGASLGAALAIVLFSELSLQYPAFMNFAAVPIFAFLGGALTTLLVYKLGTGKFGTSVTIMLLAGVAISALSGAGIGFLNFIADDQMLRDLSLWSMGSLAGAKWSGILLAAVTLVGLFVIFYRQAMSLNALLLGESEAQHLGIPVQKLKRRLILLTAAGVGVTVSLSGMIGFIGLVIPHLGRMLAGPDHRILLPLSAVLGALLLTAADMFSRVVLAPAELPVGIVTAIIGAPFFLYLLFQQKGRIL